In one Chryseobacterium camelliae genomic region, the following are encoded:
- a CDS encoding YciI family protein, with protein sequence MRTKIILAFSLFTAFFSFAQKTTEKPKFNQQLATKLGADKYGMKAYTIVMLTTGSTKIEDKAKMSELMKGHMNNIGKLADEGKIIVAGPFLEQNKQNFRGMFIFNTKSKEEAAQWVKTDPAVQAGVFGYEIFPWYGSAALPMYLEHHKEISKENP encoded by the coding sequence ATGAGAACAAAAATCATCTTAGCATTTTCTCTTTTTACAGCATTTTTTTCATTTGCTCAAAAAACTACGGAAAAACCTAAATTTAATCAGCAGCTTGCTACAAAATTAGGCGCCGATAAATACGGAATGAAAGCGTATACGATCGTAATGCTGACAACCGGCTCAACAAAAATTGAAGACAAAGCCAAAATGAGTGAGCTCATGAAAGGACACATGAACAATATCGGGAAGCTTGCAGATGAAGGAAAAATAATCGTTGCGGGACCGTTTTTAGAACAAAACAAACAAAACTTTCGCGGAATGTTTATTTTCAATACCAAATCTAAAGAAGAAGCCGCACAATGGGTGAAAACCGATCCGGCAGTTCAGGCAGGAGTTTTCGGCTATGAAATTTTTCCTTGGTACGGTTCTGCTGCATTGCCAATGTATCTCGAGCATCATAAGGAAATTTCGAAAGAGAATCCGTAA
- the rmuC gene encoding DNA recombination protein RmuC → MSYLIIGFIAGGILGGAVLYFMMKSSMVSRVSHDELTRQNIRISSDLENSLEKNQDLQTQISKEKESYLLQTDLLDDLKSEFAKVSAEHSSIQSQFEDQKSVLSSQINHIEKLSIEKQDLIAKNAELSALNLNLKNSLETQKEEISKIQEEGKLQFENLANKILEEKTEKFTTLNHTQLKTILEPFQEKINDLKNKVNEAYEKENKERFSLAEKVKELALLNQQISEDAKKLTKALKGESKTQGNWGEMILESILEKSGLVKGREYFLEHELRDEDNKALFSEFSGKKMRPDAVVKYPDERNVIIDSKVSLTAFTELVDETDAEIYQIKLNQHISSIKNHITQLSQKAYDDYGKSLDFVMMFIPSEPAYIAAMQADQNLWNFAYEKRILLLNPSNLITSLKLIADLWKREYQNRNSIEIAERGAKLYDKFSSFVENLEKIGKNIDQAKNVYNDAFKQLYTGNDNLIIQTQKLKSLGIKNKKELPQSLIDNSQNPLES, encoded by the coding sequence ATGAGTTATTTGATCATCGGATTTATTGCCGGAGGAATTTTGGGAGGAGCTGTCCTGTATTTCATGATGAAATCATCTATGGTTTCCAGAGTTTCTCATGATGAACTTACTCGTCAAAACATCAGAATCTCTTCTGATCTTGAAAATTCACTCGAAAAAAATCAGGATCTTCAAACTCAAATTTCAAAAGAAAAAGAATCTTATCTACTTCAAACCGACCTTTTAGATGATCTGAAAAGTGAATTCGCAAAAGTTTCAGCAGAACACTCTTCAATTCAATCTCAATTCGAGGATCAAAAATCTGTTCTTTCCAGCCAAATCAATCATATTGAAAAGCTTTCGATTGAAAAACAAGATCTTATTGCTAAAAATGCGGAGCTTTCTGCTTTAAATCTGAATCTGAAAAACTCCCTGGAAACCCAAAAAGAAGAAATTTCAAAAATTCAGGAGGAAGGGAAATTACAGTTTGAAAACTTAGCCAATAAAATTTTAGAGGAAAAGACAGAAAAATTTACTACTTTAAATCACACTCAGTTAAAAACAATCCTTGAACCTTTCCAGGAAAAGATCAACGACCTTAAGAATAAGGTGAATGAAGCCTATGAAAAAGAAAATAAAGAACGTTTTTCTCTGGCTGAAAAGGTAAAGGAACTTGCACTATTGAATCAACAAATATCTGAAGATGCCAAAAAGCTGACCAAAGCATTGAAAGGAGAAAGCAAGACTCAGGGAAACTGGGGCGAAATGATTTTAGAAAGTATTTTAGAAAAATCCGGACTGGTAAAAGGGCGTGAATATTTTCTCGAACATGAGCTTCGCGACGAGGACAACAAAGCGCTTTTTTCTGAGTTTTCAGGCAAAAAAATGCGTCCCGATGCGGTTGTAAAATATCCGGATGAAAGAAATGTAATTATTGATTCAAAGGTTTCTTTAACTGCTTTTACAGAGCTCGTAGATGAAACCGATGCGGAAATTTATCAGATCAAACTCAATCAGCATATTTCGTCCATTAAGAATCACATTACGCAGCTGAGTCAGAAAGCATATGATGATTACGGCAAATCGCTGGATTTTGTGATGATGTTCATTCCAAGTGAACCGGCTTATATCGCAGCGATGCAAGCCGATCAGAATCTATGGAATTTTGCCTATGAAAAGAGAATCTTACTGTTAAATCCGAGTAATTTAATCACTTCCCTGAAGCTCATTGCTGATCTTTGGAAAAGAGAATATCAAAACAGAAATTCGATTGAAATTGCAGAACGTGGCGCAAAACTTTACGATAAATTCTCCAGTTTTGTAGAAAACCTTGAAAAAATAGGTAAAAATATAGATCAGGCAAAGAATGTATATAATGACGCCTTCAAGCAGCTTTACACTGGAAATGACAATTTAATTATCCAGACCCAAAAACTGAAATCTTTAGGAATTAAAAATAAAAAAGAACTTCCTCAAAGTTTGATCGACAATTCCCAAAACCCTTTAGAATCTTAA
- a CDS encoding TrmH family RNA methyltransferase: MIESFQNEKIKSLTKLITDNRHRKKSNVFVVEGDQENERAQQFNFEPVEFYICESIFKGKIPAGKIHFVSDKVYEKIAYRGSSEGIIGVYKTKEESLQSFTPKEDSTVIIVEGIEKPGNLGAILRSCEAFGIDALIVSDGKTDFYNPNVIRSSVGCLFGMNVFQAENQETLDFLEKNKFNIYTTIMDETAENLPLRDFKQKSAILFGTEHSGLSDFWYQKGQNTLIPMSGSIDSLNLSNAVAITCYEALRQKMI; the protein is encoded by the coding sequence ATGATAGAAAGCTTTCAAAACGAAAAGATAAAAAGCCTTACCAAACTTATTACCGACAACCGTCACAGGAAAAAATCAAACGTTTTTGTGGTAGAAGGTGATCAGGAAAATGAAAGAGCACAACAATTTAATTTTGAACCTGTTGAGTTCTACATCTGTGAAAGTATTTTCAAAGGAAAGATCCCTGCCGGGAAAATCCATTTTGTCAGTGATAAAGTCTATGAAAAAATAGCGTACAGAGGAAGTTCTGAAGGAATTATCGGTGTTTATAAAACCAAAGAGGAAAGCCTGCAGTCATTCACTCCAAAGGAAGATTCTACGGTAATTATTGTTGAAGGGATAGAAAAACCGGGAAATCTGGGTGCAATTTTAAGAAGCTGTGAAGCGTTCGGAATAGATGCGCTGATTGTTTCTGACGGAAAGACAGATTTTTATAACCCAAATGTAATCAGATCCAGTGTAGGCTGCTTATTCGGCATGAATGTATTTCAGGCGGAAAACCAGGAAACATTAGATTTTTTAGAAAAAAACAAGTTTAATATCTACACCACGATTATGGATGAAACTGCCGAGAATCTTCCGTTAAGAGACTTTAAGCAGAAATCTGCAATTCTTTTCGGAACAGAGCATTCCGGATTAAGTGATTTTTGGTATCAAAAGGGGCAGAATACTTTGATCCCGATGAGCGGAAGCATTGATTCTTTAAACCTGAGCAATGCAGTTGCCATTACCTGCTATGAGGCTTTGAGACAAAAGATGATTTAA
- a CDS encoding putative LPS assembly protein LptD — protein sequence MVKTVPKNILQILIILIFNNFLAQKTPEKLPKSAVNDTIIQKDTIIVKKESLDDVLRTKADEERNDVQKKMTYLLRNAQVKYQDMQIDADYISIDHDRNLIYARGKQDASGKIIENVITNQGGKKYETTEFSYNTKTKQAIAYNARTEESEGVIIAQKTKKYSDTVFAMRNGDYTTDDYFIKKKDSLPDYKMRASNIKLIKTKTSSQIVTGPIRMYIEEVPTPLIMPFAILPFSSKRSAGILIPSFGERQDVGFFLNGIGYYQPIGEHFDLKVLADIYTKGSWNLRPEMHYLKKYRYSGSFSADIGKTIRGIKGLDDYSETGTYRIAWTHTQDTKANPFLTFSASVNATSETFYNNTVNNNYIMDQSVLRTQQNSTLALTKRFLKLPITITGTASYSQNFATGLSDLRLPQMNVAVNQFYLFKSKTGMRQGLLENITVNTGLNVNNYVQTEGGELFKKEMWDKMQTGIKNNITLGTNTTIAKYFTFSLGANIDNALTTKTLTKYYDPIENVEVNQINKKVAGYSTFSTTASIQTTLYGMLNFKKGSAIEAIRHMVTPSIGFTYSPDFGDAKYGYYKNYYAANGALTPYSIFEKGIVGSPATGMVGALGYSIGNNVEMKVRSKSDSTGVKKIKLFESLNISGNYNFAAKDHPWSIISISGQSSFFNSKLSVNTSLSLDPYRILFAPGEETGVRTEDFGHFSIQGFNVQMSYPLSSEVFGEKEDYAKKYSSKGEIRNEVYYFDNDNYSHFDQPWTLNISANYQYSKGLSRTPTKMASLGLDGSIKLTPYWNITGSTHYDMVTKDLAYTRIGFSRDQRSFTINFNWVPFGQYKVYDFFIGIKANILSDALKYKDRSFTQPNAPF from the coding sequence TTGGTCAAAACCGTCCCCAAAAATATATTACAAATTTTAATTATCCTAATTTTTAACAATTTTTTAGCACAAAAAACGCCTGAAAAATTGCCTAAAAGTGCGGTTAATGATACTATTATCCAAAAGGATACCATTATTGTAAAAAAAGAGTCTTTAGATGATGTTCTTAGGACAAAAGCTGATGAAGAGCGAAATGATGTTCAGAAAAAAATGACCTATTTACTGAGAAATGCTCAGGTAAAATATCAGGATATGCAGATAGATGCAGATTATATCTCAATAGACCATGATAGAAACCTGATCTATGCAAGAGGAAAACAGGACGCTTCAGGAAAGATCATCGAAAATGTAATTACCAATCAGGGCGGAAAAAAGTATGAAACTACCGAGTTCAGCTATAATACCAAAACCAAACAAGCTATTGCCTATAATGCACGTACGGAAGAAAGCGAAGGGGTAATTATTGCTCAGAAAACAAAAAAATACAGTGATACCGTATTTGCAATGAGGAACGGGGATTATACTACGGATGATTACTTTATTAAGAAAAAAGACAGCCTGCCCGATTATAAGATGAGGGCTTCAAATATCAAATTAATTAAAACAAAAACCAGTTCTCAGATTGTAACGGGACCAATTAGGATGTATATTGAAGAGGTTCCTACTCCGCTTATCATGCCATTTGCAATTCTTCCGTTTTCTTCTAAAAGATCGGCAGGGATTTTGATTCCGAGCTTTGGTGAAAGACAGGATGTGGGATTCTTTTTAAATGGAATTGGTTACTATCAGCCGATCGGTGAACATTTCGATTTGAAGGTTTTAGCAGATATTTATACCAAAGGAAGCTGGAATTTACGTCCTGAAATGCATTATTTAAAAAAATACAGATATTCAGGGAGCTTCTCTGCAGATATAGGGAAAACCATCAGGGGAATTAAAGGACTTGATGATTACAGTGAAACTGGGACTTACAGGATTGCCTGGACGCACACGCAGGATACGAAAGCGAATCCTTTTTTGACGTTTTCTGCTTCTGTAAATGCTACGAGTGAGACCTTTTATAATAATACGGTCAACAACAATTATATCATGGATCAGAGTGTTTTAAGAACACAACAGAATTCTACGTTGGCCCTTACCAAAAGATTTTTGAAGTTACCCATTACCATCACAGGAACCGCTTCATATTCTCAAAATTTTGCGACAGGGCTTTCTGATCTGAGATTGCCGCAAATGAACGTGGCAGTCAATCAGTTTTATTTGTTCAAATCCAAAACAGGAATGAGACAAGGTCTGCTTGAAAATATTACAGTGAATACAGGTTTGAATGTTAATAACTATGTTCAGACTGAAGGAGGAGAGTTGTTTAAAAAAGAGATGTGGGATAAGATGCAGACCGGGATAAAGAATAATATTACGCTGGGTACCAATACCACGATTGCCAAATACTTTACTTTCAGCTTGGGGGCTAATATTGACAATGCATTAACGACAAAAACGCTTACAAAGTATTATGACCCTATCGAAAATGTAGAAGTAAACCAGATTAATAAAAAAGTGGCAGGATACTCTACTTTTTCTACCACGGCAAGCATCCAGACAACTTTGTATGGGATGCTGAATTTTAAAAAAGGTTCTGCAATTGAAGCCATCCGACACATGGTGACACCAAGTATCGGGTTTACTTATTCTCCGGATTTTGGAGATGCAAAGTATGGGTATTATAAAAATTATTACGCTGCTAACGGAGCTTTAACACCTTATTCTATTTTCGAAAAAGGAATTGTAGGTTCTCCGGCTACAGGAATGGTAGGAGCGCTTGGTTATAGCATCGGAAACAATGTGGAGATGAAGGTAAGATCAAAAAGTGATTCTACAGGCGTAAAAAAAATAAAATTATTTGAATCGTTAAACATTTCAGGGAATTATAATTTTGCAGCAAAGGACCATCCTTGGTCTATTATTTCTATAAGCGGACAGTCTTCTTTCTTTAACAGTAAGCTGAGTGTAAATACTAGTTTATCATTGGATCCGTACAGAATTTTATTTGCGCCGGGAGAAGAAACCGGTGTCCGAACGGAAGATTTCGGACATTTTAGCATACAAGGGTTTAATGTGCAGATGTCTTACCCTTTAAGCAGTGAAGTTTTTGGCGAAAAGGAAGATTATGCTAAAAAATATTCTTCCAAGGGAGAAATCCGAAATGAGGTATATTATTTTGATAATGATAATTATTCTCATTTTGATCAGCCATGGACGCTGAATATCAGCGCGAATTATCAATATTCAAAAGGGCTATCGAGAACACCGACTAAAATGGCTTCGCTAGGACTGGACGGCAGTATTAAACTGACTCCATATTGGAATATTACAGGAAGTACACATTATGATATGGTGACTAAAGATCTTGCTTATACCCGTATTGGGTTTTCAAGAGATCAGAGAAGTTTTACCATCAATTTCAACTGGGTTCCTTTTGGACAGTATAAAGTGTATGACTTCTTTATCGGGATAAAAGCCAACATCTTAAGTGATGCATTGAAGTATAAAGACAGAAGTTTTACGCAGCCTAATGCACCTTTCTAA
- a CDS encoding 5-formyltetrahydrofolate cyclo-ligase — MQKRKALSTDEAFLLSKNIFENFITYFKPREGEKVHVFIPILERKEIDTQIFINYFLERKIRVFVPKIVAGQLINIEIFTYTVFETSNWGISEPVSNEDSGETFFHYVITPLLYCDAKGNRVGYGKGFYDGFFESVSAEVKKIGVNYFNPDENIDDVWENDIPLDYLVTPVDVLSFGRGLE, encoded by the coding sequence ATGCAAAAAAGAAAAGCCTTGTCAACTGATGAGGCTTTCTTGTTATCTAAAAATATTTTTGAAAATTTCATCACTTATTTTAAACCCCGGGAAGGAGAAAAAGTGCATGTTTTTATCCCGATTCTGGAAAGAAAGGAAATTGATACGCAAATCTTTATTAATTATTTTTTAGAACGAAAAATCCGTGTTTTTGTGCCGAAGATTGTAGCAGGTCAATTAATCAATATCGAAATTTTCACATATACCGTTTTTGAAACCAGCAATTGGGGAATTTCTGAGCCGGTTTCCAATGAAGATTCCGGAGAAACTTTTTTTCATTATGTGATCACACCACTTTTATATTGTGATGCAAAAGGAAATAGAGTAGGCTATGGAAAAGGTTTTTATGACGGTTTTTTTGAATCGGTTTCTGCTGAGGTAAAAAAAATCGGAGTTAATTACTTTAACCCCGATGAAAATATCGATGATGTCTGGGAAAATGATATTCCGCTAGACTATTTGGTGACTCCTGTTGATGTACTGTCTTTCGGTAGAGGTTTGGAATAG
- a CDS encoding rhodanese-related sulfurtransferase — protein sequence MQLYNTLSAEERAQLIDEAGKERLTLSFYAYAKIEDPKKFRDELFIAWNALDALGRIYVAHEGINAQMSVPADQFEAFRDTLEVYDFMKGIRLNVAVDQDNHSFLKLTIKVRNKIVADGLNDDTFDVTNKGIHLKAKEFNSMLEDPNTIVVDFRNHYESEVGHFEGAITPDVENFRESLPIINEQLQDFKEDKNLLMYCTGGIRCEKASAYFKHQGFKNVFQLEGGIIEYTRQIKEEGIESKFIGKNFVFDHRLGERITDDIIAQCHQCGRPCDNHTNCANDACHLLFIQCDECKEAMENTCSTECLETIHLPWDEQVKLRKGLQVGNKVFRKGKSEALKFKNSGDLSTQTLAKATKAETKDIRQKIKVKKILIGKAEHYYSKSKIAQFLIETKELSVGDKVLISGSTTGDQEVIISQIFVNGNFSDTAKEGDQITFELPFRVRLSDKLYKILEA from the coding sequence ATGCAACTGTACAACACCTTAAGCGCAGAAGAAAGAGCTCAACTAATTGATGAAGCTGGTAAGGAGCGTCTTACATTGTCTTTCTATGCGTATGCCAAAATTGAAGATCCCAAAAAATTTCGCGACGAATTATTTATAGCCTGGAATGCCCTTGATGCATTGGGTCGTATCTATGTTGCCCATGAAGGAATTAATGCTCAAATGAGTGTTCCTGCGGATCAGTTTGAAGCATTTCGCGATACGTTGGAAGTGTATGATTTCATGAAAGGAATCCGTTTGAATGTAGCGGTAGATCAGGATAATCATTCATTTTTAAAGTTGACCATTAAAGTTAGAAATAAAATCGTTGCCGACGGTTTAAATGATGATACTTTCGATGTTACCAATAAAGGGATTCACTTAAAAGCAAAGGAATTCAATTCTATGCTTGAAGACCCGAATACGATTGTGGTAGATTTTAGAAATCACTACGAAAGTGAAGTAGGACATTTTGAAGGAGCTATTACTCCTGATGTGGAAAATTTCAGAGAAAGCTTACCCATTATCAACGAACAGTTACAGGATTTTAAAGAAGATAAAAACCTTTTGATGTACTGTACGGGTGGAATCCGTTGTGAAAAAGCGAGTGCCTATTTCAAGCATCAAGGTTTTAAAAACGTTTTTCAGCTTGAAGGCGGAATTATCGAATATACCCGCCAGATCAAAGAAGAAGGAATTGAAAGTAAGTTTATCGGTAAAAACTTTGTGTTTGACCATAGACTGGGAGAAAGAATTACGGACGATATTATAGCGCAATGCCACCAATGCGGAAGACCTTGCGACAACCACACCAATTGTGCGAATGATGCCTGTCATTTATTGTTCATTCAATGTGATGAATGTAAAGAGGCTATGGAAAACACATGTTCTACAGAATGCCTGGAAACCATTCATTTGCCTTGGGATGAGCAGGTGAAATTGAGAAAAGGGCTTCAGGTTGGAAATAAAGTATTCAGAAAAGGAAAGTCTGAAGCCTTGAAATTTAAAAATTCCGGCGATCTTTCTACTCAAACTTTAGCAAAAGCAACAAAAGCTGAAACGAAAGATATTCGTCAGAAAATAAAAGTTAAAAAGATATTAATCGGAAAAGCTGAGCATTATTATTCAAAGTCAAAAATTGCACAGTTTTTAATTGAGACTAAAGAACTTTCTGTGGGAGATAAAGTTTTAATTTCTGGGTCTACAACAGGTGATCAGGAAGTTATTATTAGCCAGATTTTTGTAAACGGGAATTTCAGCGATACTGCAAAAGAAGGAGATCAAATTACTTTTGAACTTCCGTTCAGAGTTCGTTTGTCAGATAAATTATATAAAATTCTTGAAGCTTAA
- a CDS encoding RidA family protein — translation MKKIINTVNAPAAIGPYSQANFANGVLYISGQIPVDPATGKLVEGIEKETHQVMKNLEAILTEAGMTFKNVVKASIFLKNMDDFAVMNDIYASYLDADSYPARETVQVSCLPKNVDIEISMIAHQD, via the coding sequence ATGAAAAAAATAATCAACACAGTTAATGCACCTGCAGCTATCGGACCTTATTCACAAGCAAACTTTGCCAATGGTGTTCTGTATATCTCAGGTCAGATCCCTGTAGATCCTGCAACTGGTAAATTGGTAGAAGGAATTGAGAAAGAAACACATCAGGTGATGAAAAACCTTGAAGCTATCCTTACAGAAGCTGGAATGACGTTCAAAAATGTTGTAAAAGCGAGCATCTTCCTTAAAAATATGGATGATTTTGCGGTAATGAATGATATTTATGCTTCTTATTTGGATGCGGACAGCTATCCTGCTCGTGAGACGGTTCAGGTTTCTTGCCTGCCAAAGAATGTTGATATCGAAATTTCTATGATTGCTCATCAGGATTAA
- a CDS encoding trypsin-like peptidase domain-containing protein translates to MKSTLKKLLPFAVVGVISGATTVGGLQYLNHDSNSSDQSYFTKASNVSFAGMNSAAVGDDFVKAAKTTVPAVVTIKNYQSRTTSRASEQDMFDFFFGDPFGGRGQQRQKQQAPDNMPSGMGSGVIISPDGYIISNNHVVAGANKLEVVLSNKKSYIATLVGTDPNTDISLLKIEEKGLPYLNFANSDNIDVGQWVLAVGNPLGLNSTVTAGIVSAKGRGIGILSSQGKAANPIESFIQTDAAINPGNSGGALVNTNGDLIGINSAIQSTTGYYQGYGFAVPANLARKIVEDIKKFGIVQRGFLGVTTLDLSNDQLIAAYNKDQKTNIKAGSGMYVTGFGENSGAEDAGIKKGDIITKIDSYAITDFADLSAAIGSRRPGDKVQVTYVRNGKENVTTATLRDQKGGTSTRTKADLSVTEKIGAEFEPLSERFKTDYGLTSGVVAKNVAEGSEIAKIGIVDNYIVIEINGKPINSQKDVEKILDKYSGNVQVKFVDAYGQIYTRGFKMP, encoded by the coding sequence ATGAAGAGTACTTTAAAAAAGCTATTACCATTTGCCGTAGTAGGAGTTATTTCAGGAGCTACGACCGTTGGAGGATTACAATACTTAAATCATGATTCCAACAGTTCAGATCAATCATACTTTACAAAAGCATCCAACGTTTCCTTCGCAGGAATGAACTCTGCGGCGGTAGGTGATGATTTCGTAAAAGCAGCTAAAACAACTGTTCCAGCCGTAGTAACTATTAAAAATTATCAGTCCAGAACCACAAGCAGGGCTTCTGAACAGGATATGTTTGATTTCTTCTTCGGGGATCCGTTCGGAGGACGAGGACAGCAAAGACAGAAACAACAGGCGCCTGATAATATGCCTTCAGGAATGGGATCAGGAGTGATTATTTCGCCGGACGGGTATATTATTTCCAACAATCACGTAGTTGCAGGAGCCAATAAACTTGAGGTTGTTCTAAGCAATAAAAAGTCTTATATCGCAACATTAGTGGGAACTGACCCGAATACCGATATTTCTTTATTAAAAATTGAAGAAAAGGGACTTCCTTATTTAAATTTTGCGAATTCAGACAATATTGATGTCGGACAATGGGTTCTTGCGGTAGGAAACCCGCTGGGATTAAATTCTACGGTAACTGCAGGTATTGTTTCGGCTAAAGGCAGAGGAATCGGAATTTTAAGTTCCCAAGGAAAAGCCGCCAACCCGATTGAAAGTTTTATTCAGACCGATGCCGCCATTAACCCAGGAAACTCCGGAGGAGCTTTAGTGAATACAAACGGAGATCTGATCGGTATCAACTCTGCGATTCAATCCACAACAGGATATTATCAGGGATATGGATTTGCTGTTCCGGCAAACTTGGCAAGAAAGATTGTTGAAGACATCAAAAAATTCGGTATTGTACAAAGAGGATTCTTAGGAGTAACAACTTTAGACCTTTCTAATGACCAATTAATAGCAGCTTACAATAAAGATCAGAAAACCAACATAAAAGCAGGTTCCGGAATGTATGTTACAGGATTCGGAGAAAACAGCGGAGCCGAAGATGCAGGTATCAAAAAAGGAGATATTATCACTAAAATTGACTCTTATGCTATTACGGATTTCGCAGATCTTTCCGCTGCGATTGGAAGTAGAAGACCTGGAGATAAAGTACAGGTGACTTATGTAAGAAACGGAAAGGAAAATGTAACGACGGCTACACTTAGAGACCAAAAAGGAGGTACTTCTACCAGAACAAAAGCCGACCTTAGCGTTACTGAAAAAATCGGTGCAGAGTTTGAACCATTAAGCGAAAGATTCAAAACAGACTACGGGTTAACGAGCGGTGTTGTGGCAAAAAATGTAGCAGAAGGAAGTGAGATTGCTAAAATTGGAATTGTAGACAATTACATCGTTATCGAAATTAACGGCAAACCAATCAATTCACAGAAAGACGTTGAGAAAATTCTTGATAAATATTCAGGAAATGTGCAGGTGAAATTTGTGGATGCCTACGGACAAATTTATACAAGAGGCTTTAAAATGCCTTAA
- a CDS encoding DUF5995 family protein, producing MKTIEEVLKKLDEIIAWSKANQSPVGYFACTYRIMTAQVLKGIQQKKFEDNPRMTLLDIAFAQRYLEAWENYRKGKKCTNAWYLAFEATKNKDLLILQHIFLGMNAHINLDLGISAASIMPYRKINPLKKDFENINNVIASINQKVQDSLNKICYPVELIDKLSNGKDNIILDFAISKARDTSWATAVIASNTPNFLRESVINIVDYAAAKVASQILNPKILTQALLKELKKCESTDVVKNIEILQATKSS from the coding sequence ATGAAAACCATCGAAGAAGTTCTGAAAAAATTAGACGAAATTATTGCATGGAGCAAAGCAAACCAAAGTCCGGTTGGATATTTCGCCTGCACGTACAGAATTATGACTGCACAGGTTTTGAAAGGAATTCAGCAGAAAAAATTTGAAGACAACCCAAGAATGACCTTGCTGGATATCGCCTTTGCCCAAAGATATCTTGAAGCCTGGGAAAATTATCGGAAAGGTAAAAAATGCACCAATGCATGGTATTTAGCTTTTGAAGCCACAAAAAACAAAGACCTTCTCATATTGCAGCATATTTTCTTAGGAATGAATGCTCATATCAATCTGGATTTGGGAATTTCTGCCGCATCCATCATGCCTTACAGAAAAATAAATCCTCTGAAAAAAGATTTTGAGAATATTAATAACGTTATCGCTTCTATTAATCAAAAAGTTCAGGATTCTCTGAATAAAATTTGTTATCCCGTAGAATTAATCGATAAACTATCCAACGGAAAAGATAATATCATTTTAGATTTTGCCATTTCCAAAGCAAGAGACACTTCCTGGGCAACAGCCGTTATTGCTTCAAATACTCCTAATTTTTTAAGAGAATCCGTCATCAACATCGTTGATTATGCCGCTGCAAAGGTAGCTTCCCAGATTTTAAACCCGAAAATTCTGACCCAAGCTTTATTGAAAGAATTAAAAAAATGTGAGAGCACTGATGTCGTTAAAAATATTGAAATTCTACAGGCGACAAAAAGCAGTTGA